The stretch of DNA AAACACTATAATTGAGCTTTTCTTTATTAAGGTTAGGTCTTCCATGTATAGACACATCATTCACTTAAACAATCATTGTAGGTAATCTGTAACATTGTTTAAGTTGCTAGGAGGTAAACTGTTGTAGCTGTTTCCCtaaaatgattatattttatatgtagtTCTAGTTCAATAACTTAATATACAACAATGTTTTTCATGCTAAACGGCGTGGTTTGTTTACTGACCCCTTTATATCATATGCCACTTTCACCAGTTGCGTACCCAGGCACTTGCTTCTTTACATTCTGGTCTGCAGAATAACCAAGGCCTCCCTGTTTCTCATGTTGCTAACTGGCTTGCCAtggaggtattttttcatggatAGATGTGGATGAATGGTTCTCttgtttcctttcttttttgtctACAGTGAGGCAGGACTTTCCAACTTCCTCTTACATTCACCTTTTTGTCATCAAAATTAGGATGAAGTTATAGAAGACCTCTTGGAGTATCATGGATTCTTGATAAAGTCATTTGAAGAACCATACATGGTGAAGGAAGGCCCATTTCTCAATGGTGATACTGACTATCCCACGAAGCGTTCCAAACTTGTGCACAAGAAAAAGTCTGAAACAATAATTGAGGATGTATCACCCTTGAGTCAAGCGGAAGTACCACCTGCGGTAACTAAGATAGAGACAAGAAAGCAAAACAAGGAGGAGCCTCAAATAGTTCCGTCCATTGAAAATGATAGTTCTAGACAGAAGCTTGATGAGGAAATGCCTGACTCACAAGTTACGTTGTCCCCAAAAGATAGCAAAGCAGGAAAGGCTATCCCTTGGATACAAAATAAGGAAGAGCTACTTGGTCGTCAAGACAGTGGAAAATATCATAATATGGCTAGCCCTAAACCATCACCGGTCAACTTCCAATTCCCTAATAAAATGCCTGAGCCACAAGTTACTAGTGCGCATTCTGATTTAAATATGAGAGGCTCTCCTAGTCCTAGGAGAAACTTGAACTTTAATGTTGATGTGAGACCATTGGAGGTTGCACCAAAACCAGCTTCATCTGAAAGTTCATTAGTTAGTAGTATTTTTGTGCCACTTCCTGTGGCCCATGATGTATCCAAGGATCAGTCTCTTGTTATCCGCCAGGAAGAAAATGAGGATCAAGTGGATGATAACAGTGAAGACTTTCAAGATAAAGAAATTGCTGACGCCAAGCTGAAGTTGTTCTTAAGGTTTCACTTTTTTGTGCCTGATTTCATTTAGCATGTTCAGTTTTTAGAATATGAATTTGCCTGTTTTTTTGGAATCATTAAATTCTATAATCTAAATTATTGTTCCCTCTGCTTTGCCAGGTTATGGAGGAGACGAGTGTCAAAATTAAGGACGTTACGTGAGCAGAGGCAGTTAGCAACAAATGCTGCATTAGAGTCATTGCCATTGGGTCCTCCAATTCGACAATATACAAATGTAAGAttggcatggttttgtgattttcTCACTAAACTGctcttatattttttgttttttctcgtTAAATGAGCTGAACCACTGAAGACAGTTTTTATTGTTAAGTGAATTGAAGATGAGTACTTCCTCTTAAAGTAAAGGCAGTTCTTGCTGCTGAATATAAGATTGAAACCTTTTGTGAATTCATCATTTTAAATGCTTATTGGACTTCTGTGCTATTGACTTTTCGTTTTTCCATTTagcaatttttattttcagttagAGTAATAAAACCATGAATTGATTATTGTATTGACTATGATGTTTTCCTTTACAATGAAGCAACCTGGTAGCTTTGACAAGTTTGACATCGATACAGCTATGAGGGAGAGATGTGAAAAGCAGGAAAAGTCACAAGCAAGACTTAATGTCTCAGAAATAGTTGCCAATACACTAGACAGAAGAAACAAAGAAGCTAAATGCTTGTGCTGGAAAATTATTCTATGTTCTCAGACGAACAGTGGATATGAAATGGGATCAGCAGGCTGGTGGTTGGCCTCCAAGCTCATGCCTTCTAGCGACAAAGATGTGATTTTGTCATCTCCTGGCTTAGCAATATGGAGGAAGTGGTTTTCTAGCCAACTCGGCACTGATCCTACTTGCTGCATCTCTGTAATCAGGGATACAGCACTTGGTAGATTAGATGAGGCAGCATCTGGGGCGAACGCAgttgtgtttcttgtttctgAGAGCCTTTCATGGGAACTGCAGAGAATTCATCTCCATAATCTTCTGAACACAATTCCCTCTGGAGCTTGCCTACCACTATTGATCTTATGTGGTAGATATGACCAAGGGTTCTCTTCTATTATAATGCATGAACTGCACCTTCAGGACATTGATAAATCACTGGTTAGTTGCTTCCGGATTGTTTTCCTTATTGAAAACCAGCAGGTGGAACACTTAAGTGGATTTTTCAGTGATCAACGACTGAGAGAGGGTCTGGAATGGCTGGCAGGTGAATCACCTTTACATCCTACGCTTCGTTGTGTGAAAGTACGAGAACTTGTTCATAGGCATCTTAGTTCCTTATCAGGGGCTCAGGACATCAGCAGTAACTACAAGTTGGGTCCGAATGACTGTATCTCATTGTTCAATGAAGCCTTAGATTGCTCATTGCAGGAAATTATTCTAGCTGCCAATTCAAATCCTGCTGGTTGGCCATGTCCGGAGATTGGCTTACTTGACAAGTCATGTGATGAAGATAGGGTGGTTAAAAGGTACTTGCCGATTTTAGGATGGAGCTCGAAAGCAAAAATTAAACCAGTAATTTGTGCTCTGCAAAACTGTAAGCTCCCGACGTTTCCTGATAATTTATCCTGGTTGGCCGGAGGATGTAAAGCTAGACATGAAATTGAGAACCAGAGGATACAGCTCGAAAATTGCTTGATCCTGTATCTGACTCATACTTGTAAGATGATGGGAGCCCCATTGGCAACGAAAGAGGCACATGTCACAATTCAAACCTGTTCTAGACTGGAGCTGCATTGCTCAGGCTATTGTGTAGTTCCTCACTGGGGCATGATTTTTCGTCGGATTTTCAACTGGCGATTGATGAGTTTATGTTGTGGGGATATCTCCATGGCTTATATCTCAGAATCTCATGATGTTGGTTTTCCAAGTTCGGATCTTGATATGGGATTTGATGCAAGTTTCACTTCATCTTATAATCTTAACCCTACTTTAGATGAATTAATCAGTGTTAATTTTGACACTCCTCTTCCTGTGAATGGTCATCCAGAGCCAAAAGCGATTCAACAGATTCCTCAGAAAGACTCAAATGATGTATTTCATAACGAGAGGAATGCTGAAACCACTTTCCATGCTGATGCAAGCATAAATACAGCTTATACTTTTGGTTTGAACAATGTTAGCAGTGAAGCATTAATGAAAGAAAATTCAACCAAAGAAGCTGATCAGTTAAGCAAGTTGTTGGAACAGTGTAACTTGTTGCAGGATGGCATAGATAAGAAGCTCTCTATATACTTCTGAGTGGCTTGACTTTTTGTATACTTAGTTTTTCTAAGGTGATGTTGATTAGGAAATTTTGTATGatgaattcttttttatatttatttggtTTCCATGAGTTCACACATTGGAAAGGAATTGATACAGTGAACAGAAAAGTTTTTTAACTGTTAATTGTGTAAAAATGTAGTAAAGTTTAACACACTATTTAGCAATAAAATTGGCAGAAAATTTAATTGTGTATGTGAACTATTGTCCAATTAACTTTAAGAATACTAAAAGAATGTTGGCATATATCCTTATGCAAGCATTATTTTTTCATATCAAAGTTTCgaataatattaaaagattatatAGCAACTCTTGTCTAGCAAGCAGATTCTCTTTCTTAAAGTGTAATTCATACTTCGGCAGATAGTTTCTCTATTTAACGTATACAATTATAGAAGCTAAAATCTATCCATAGTTTTCCTATTTCTTGTTTGGTTTCACCAAAAGGGAATTGATGTGACAAACCTATGTAAAATGTGGTGTTAGATTACTGAACATATTACCTGAACATTAGATATAGTAGGATATCTTTTCATATAACAGACAATTTGGTACTGTTTTTTAAGGAGATTGATTGGTTAATGTGAGACCCATCACTAATCAAACAATTTGTAAAGCCTATAGGATTCAAAATGTTGAAACTTTGGAGACATGATGAGATTGTGGACAATGAAACTTATGCATATGCTTATTATGGTCCATGAATCCACAACATGCTGAGTTGGAAAAGGGGCCTTATATTTTGTTGCATTCAATGAACCTATAAATCAAGACCACAAGAAAAACAGAACCTATAAATAATCAGACAATTTTAATTTGCTGGATTTTAAAGAGTTTTACAACTTTCTATTGTGATGAAATGGCATATTATAATTTTGCAAAAAaggaataaattgaaaaaaaattaactttaacacctatcaaattcaaaattatgaTCCCTCCCCCTCCCCCCTCCCCTTCTcttaattttgattaatattaaaaaaaatacatgacTTATTCGAAAATTTGGATAAACTATCTTTTTCAATTGAAGACtcccaaaaatttaaaacatgaaAGTAATTTTGAAATGCAATTTCATATTCAAGGAGGAAGGAAACAGTTATATTACACTGGACTCAGCATCAGCATGAGCGAGGATAATGAATTTACATTCTCAACAGCATCTTGCTTTGCCCTTCAAAGCTGACCAATTTACAATAATTCAATACGAATGAGTTAGTCACCAGCCATTCTCCCTGCATCATCCTCTCTCCATCAACTCAAGTAATTTATGAATACTCTTCCAATACATAAATCTGGAGAGTCGAGGTTGTCGCGTCATCTGAGAAGACAAGTTCAAGTGGTTCTGCATGGTTAAATGATGATATGTAACCAGAATTGGAATATTGAGAATAGATggatatacatatatacatagaaCTAGGATTAAATTACACTGGTATAACTTTAAGCTAATGTTTTCCAATGAAATTGAGCCAGCATTTTGACTCGATGAACATAGTGGCATTGTAGTAATTTACGATGATAATGTAGATGACACgaagaatagaaaataatattagagAGATATGTACCACATAGGAGAAATAACAAAGATACTTGGTCTTGTTCCATGAAGCCTCTATTTGAACACTGTTGATGGAAAAGGATAAATCTGTGAAGTCTTTGCAGAAACTAATAAACCATTAATATGAAATGATGCTAGTGAGATTGTAGCAATCATATTGGTCTTTGACCAGTTGGTGAGGGAGCGACTATAGCTGGACTTCTCATTGAGACTGCATGCTGACATGTCTGTAAATCGGAGATTCCACTCCTCACAGAACGAGAAACTTCCGACACAGTAGTAGTGGATGTCTCTGATGTTCCGTTTCCCCTCTTGGACCTTGTTAACATACTGGCATTGATGTCACCTGATCCAACTTGAGATGAACCTAACTacacaaaaatttaaagattagatAAACAAGCCAATAATCAAATGATAGGAGAGAATCAAATGATTGAACCACCAATAGAATTTTTAGCTCTGTATAAAATGCTTGCAAGAAGAATGTATGAGAAACAAATGTGTAAAATGTTGCCGTGCTTATCAACCCAATCAAAACCCCAGATCAAGATAATACTAAATACAGTAGGAAACCTTTAACAAATAATTATCTGAATAGAATTGGCTTCAAGTGAGCGGCACATTAACAAAACAGCacaatcaaattttgaaaggaTGGCGGCACAGGCAAGGGGGTAAGAATATGGGACACTACAAATTCGAAATCTTTATGCAGGGCTAAATTTAGAAAGCATAAAATACAAATGAGAAGGGTATAATATTCAAGTAATTCATACATTTGACAGGCCTTTGATCTGAACAATGATAATTGTTATATCATCTGTTCGGTTCTCATGTTCCAACCATAGTTTATATGACTCTCCAGCAATGGCGGCACACGCATCACGGGGATCTGAATAGCTTGCTGCCTGCACCATTACAAAAAATCATAGAATTCATCAAGACACTGAGTCATAACATTTCCTGaagtaaaataacaataaagaaTTATTAGCAATAGCATTGCTAGGTTTGCCTTGTGAACTATTTCCAATTCAGGGCACAGAATTGAAGCCTTTGCTATTTAGTTTAAAAACAACATTGAACATTAGAATGGATTGAGAAGAATAATTTAGACACCATCTGAATAACAATACTTAAAAAATGGACATTTGGAAGGAAAGATatagaattaaagaagaaatagGTAGCATGTCATACCATGTCAACAACAGTTTGGCTTGATAGGAACTCAAATATCCCATCACttgcaacaacaaagaatagATGATTCGGTGTAAGCTGGACTGTTGACACCTCAGGAACAGCAATGACACCGATAGTCTCTGCCAAATTATCCCCAACACTCCTTGTAAAAGCAGTTCCAGGATACATTCCATTTTGAACCCACAACCTTGGAGGATCGCCACCCTGACTCTCTTCGTCGCCCCAAGTTTGGATATTTGGATCCTTAAGCCCTTCTACCTGATCAACACTCAACACCcttgccccagaaagcttcacTCTCTCATATTCATCTCTCCGGAACGGTGTCTGATCCGAGGACAAGTCCTCAGCAATAATTCTATTCCCGTCCTTAACAGCTAGCACTGCTCTTGAGTCACCAACATTAGCTACATAAAGGGTATCACCAATAACAAGCACTGTAATTGCAGTGGTACCACTCATTGAATCATCAACATCACTGTTATGCAGTTCGTAATTCGTTGTTAAGAATGCAGAAGTGTAAGCCTTAACAGGGTCCTCCAACAATGCAGGGTCACTAGACAGTGTTTCTACTAACCTATCCTTAACAAAGTTTGCACACTGTCCACCAAATTGACCATGACCATCATACACACCAAAGAAATGGACACTGGGGTTACCTTGAATCTGAGTCCTAATGCAGAAACTATCTTGGTTTTCCTTTTCAGGTGAATCAGGGTAGTATCCCCTCTGGGTTAGAACAGAATACTCCAAAGTGAAGTTATGTGAAGGAACAGTAGCTACCTCCAATGGTCTCTGAGTGAGTATGTGCTTCCTTTGTGCACGGTAAGGGCCAAGTTCTCTGTAGTCCCTGGAGCCACCCTCTGACGGTGTGGAGTACCGGTTACAACACTTGCCATTGACACAGCCCATTCTTCAAACAGAAGGTGTGCAGCTAAAAAAAgcaagaaacacaaaaagctCAAAAAGCAAAAAGCACAAACTAAAAGCTAAATTAGGCAATTCAGGGTGGAAGCTGCAAGCTACGAGCTTCTGAAAATCCACATTGTGGTTCCAAGCTTGATCCTTCAGCTGTTTATTCTGGGAGGAAAATGAACAAAAACCCTAGGGAGGGGCAAAATAAGCAAGGGGGAGGAAAGATAGGATTTTGAGGTGTGAACCGTGATCAGAggttgagaaaaacaaaagggtAGTTGTTGAATTGGGAGAGAGAATGATTTTGAAGGAGGCTAGAGAAGAAAGCTGAGAAAGAATGGAACCctagagagagagggagaggaagCCCAGAAAGGAAGCAAAAGGGTGAGGCattttttctggcgtttgatggaaggaaaaataagagagaaagagaagcaGAAGGCGTGTGTAGTGGGGTTgtagaaaatgaaagaaagaattGTACTTTTCGTTGGGTtgcagagagagagaaagaatcaAAGGGAAAGCCGTGGTAGGAAGAAAGAGTCCAAATGGGGTTCACAAGAGAGAGAATGAAAGAGACTCACACAAAAAacacgagagagagagagagagggacaAGGATTTGAGAGATTCTATTCTATGAGTGCATGGCTGGGTTTGTGTCTTCGcagaaacaaagaaacaaagaaagaagaaacaacACACTACACTTGTAACTCACTCAGCAAATTGAGGTCAAAACCTACTCAAATCTTTTCATGCTTCAAGCTTTAATAATAGAATTTTTATCAAATCTAATCACATTAGATTAAGATCCACTCAAAAACTTAAATGAATAATACTATATagtaaaaacttaaaaatattatattatttaaaagtaGATTAGATAATATACAAATTCATGGATAATAAATGATATATTAATACTAtatagaaatttaattatttacgtAAACTTATTAATGTAGTATAGATACAAAAAGTAATTGGcataagtttattttattatatgttgATATTAATTTTGGCTAATTTTACGGTGTTTTTTGTTTGgaatcattttaaaatatttatttttttaatttttatacttttaaatttaaaattaattatttaacttattttagtaattagatAATATCTTTTATAGTAAATAccattaatttttatatgatataGAGAGATAGATAGATAAATAGATAGATTTATGTGTGTTTTAGATAAATCAAATTAGACAATATCTTTTAGATATTATAGCAAATAccattaatttttatatgatatagatagatagatttATGTGTTTTAGataaatcaaatatcaaattcaGTAAATTCtattttgatgcatttttttattttggtattgaattttcatgcattaattTTTCAACTATAAATACAATCAAGCTTTAGAGATGAATTTTGAGGTTGGGCCAATTGCATGACAGGGTTATAACTTCCACCTGGTCCAAGACGTGTCCCACCCAGAttctcttgttttttttttctttgttaaaatGATTTTCAACCTTTAATAATTTACACCATTCTAATAATTCTCCTAATTACTAGATATTgaaaataatcaatattttttagatttaaaaaaatgagtttggtttggttaaaaatatttgtaaaaacaataaaagtttttcaaaaaaagaaatacaataaatatCCTAGAAGCTTCAATTTTTTATACAATAATTTATACAAGAATAttgctaatatattttttaggatACATTGTAAGagtattataaaaaaagtttaaataacattttttaaaaaattattttttatatttttaatacattaaatagattaaaaaacttaaaattttaaactgtattttactatttttaactatgtctttaaaatatattttaactaaaaagtttaattaatatatacttTTAGCGCATACAAtaagattattattaataaatttttttatttttttaataaatatattaaaaagtttaatttttttgtgttttgaataaaaaaattattttataatcttaCCATATATCTTTGAGCACAAAGTAGAGATAAATCCTTAACTAAATTCGTTATTAAATACTGCCACCATTTAAGCACTCACTAACAAAGTAAGAAGAATACTAAAAGTTTGGTATTATATCATTACTCCTCTCAAAAGTTAGGAACACGaaagttaattattaattggTTCAAAAGATTTGAAGATGTAACATTGAATATTGGTATTGAATTCCTCCTCCATCATTGTCATTGATTCGCAAATTCACACGTAACATGTTCAAAACAATTTATGCTGTTGACTTGTTTATATTTAATGACCCAAAAACATGTCAAATATGAAATATGTGTTCATACGAGAGATTATTGTTCcattaaaaaaattggagaaTGCTTCCATAAAAAACTTAAAGCgtatttttgtaaatatatttatgtGTAAATATATTTATGTGTCGTATTATTATTAAacgtattaataaattaattatttttaaaatttttaataaattaaaataaaattgaatcgACTAATTTATAAAGTCCACTATACCATAgagttttgttattttttttgaaaaaaataaaaaatatatttatctttttatcaaaaaatttaaacatgatTCGGTTCAGATTGTATAAATCGATCGGATCGAAACgtgtctaataattataatctaGACAATTGAGTTTATTATTGTTACTATAATAAACTGATTTTATTctggtttattaaaaaataaattattaaccgatttaataaaaatgtttaatAATATCATGACATATATAAAcgtcttaaaaaaatatttttagtatcttTATCAAAATGGTCTCCTAAAAAGTTTTgcattttttaaatgaataatttcttttatagtttgttattggttttcatttttatgagatcaccaaatattttatgatgaaatatatatttcgtctaattaatattaaaaaacaaatttaaaataaattattattcatattccaaaattaaaaatgatcTTAACACTACTATAATTAGAAACATAAATAGACGAGTGAAATTGAAACGTTGAGTACAACATTTTTGAAAgcttaaaaatttataaatatagttGATGCAATGATTGAATAACTGCATTTGGATTTTAAGCTAAGGAatcataaattttgataatcaaATGAAggcttaaataaatttttgtccTCTCTGAAATATATGTTTTTGGcttttgatttataaaatttttcttctgattttagtatcatatatataatttaaaaattgtctATTTTAGTTCTCATcgttaatttattctattaaatGCTTATATAAATATTACATTGTAAAACATGTCACATCAACATTTTATGACGAGaactaaaataacaaatttaaattttacaggattatatttaaaaaatatttttttataataaggtACCTGATACATTAACAAGCTAGAAGGCCATAGGAAGATATTTTNNNNNNNNNNNNNNNNNNNNNNNNNNNNNNNNNNNNNNNNNNNNNNNNNNNNNNNNNNNNNNNNNNNNNNNNNNNNNNNNNNNNNNNNNNNNNNNNNNNNNNNNNNNNNNNNNNNNNNNNNNNNNNNNNNNNNNNNNNNNNNNNNNNNNNNNNNNNNNNNNNNNNNNNNNNNNNNNNNNNNNNNNNNNNNNNNNNNNNNNNNNNNNNNNNNNNNNNNNNNNNNNNNNNNNNNNNNNNNNNNNNNNNNNNNNNNNNNNNNNNNNNNNNNNNNNNNNNNNNNNNNNNNNNNNNNNNNNNNNNNNNNNNNNNNNNNNNNNNNNNNNNNNNNNNNNNNNNNNNNNNNNNNNNNNNNNNNNNNNNNNNNNNNNNNNNNNNNNNNNNNNNNNNNNNNNNNNNNNNNNNNNNNNNNNNNNNNNNNNNNNNNNNNNNNNNNNNNNNNNNNNNNNNNNNNNNNNNNNNNNNNNNNNNNNNNNNNNNNNNNNNNNNNNNNNNNNNNNNNNNNNNNNNNNNNNNNNNNNNNNNNNNNNNNNNNNNNNNNNNNNNNNNNNNNNNNNNNNNNNNNNNNNNNNNNNNNNNNNNNATTTATAAATActgacaaaaatatttataaattaaaaaaattaacatttcatttatgaaagataaattttgtatgataaaaatattcaaatcctaattttttattaattttttaataaaatttttaactatttcatGTTAACCCTATTTTACTGTCACTCCAtttcttctcttcttattttaccCTCTCTCAAAAATTTTCACATAATTCTCCTCCTACCTTCTCACCACCATCTGCCACTCACCTACCCGTCACTGCCAATCTCCCCTCTCATTGTTTTTCCCTCTCATTCTCAAGATGACTACAATACTTTTGTTGCGCGCCTGTGACCCAACCTAAGGAGAACGTCGTCGTGGCGCGTTTGTCCCAACCGAGGAGAACGTCGTCATAGAGCGCCTGACCCAGTCGAAAATAACACCGTCGTCGTGCGCCTAAAAAGAGAGAGGGATCGTGGTGCTGCAGAAAGAGAGTTCAGTAAAGAAAAAtaggagaagaaagagaagtgGCGCTGCTGATGGAGGTTTTGCTGTCGACGATGTTACAGTCGATGAAAAAAagctattttttaaaacattttttattttatttttcttctttttgaaaattgatttggTTACTACTAAAAAGATattgttctaatttttttaaatttgtttctattttttataaagGTTAAGATTGATTTACAAAAAATTCGGTTGATGGCTACTTCTACTTCTGATTTTTcctgaaataaattttaaagtggATGAATggaatttgttgattttttatggTTGATAGATATTTCTCTGCTTCTAGTTTTGCTAAAGTGAATTGAAATTATatgaatgaatttgaaaatttttatgttttgagtatttttgttgtgtttgattgatttaGTTTGAGTATGGGTTGTAAGTTTATGACTGAATCAGTTGAGGTTCGATCCTCCACCACTATTACTACTATTGATTTTAGTTTGATCTTTTGTAAGAGTAGTTTCAAACACCATGGCAAGAATTTTAAAGAGCAGGTAGAgttatgaaaaattgaaaataaagtgAGTTGAGGTTGAAGATGAGGTAGtttagaaattttattaaaaaataaaaaattaaatttttaatatttttatcgtacgaaattcatcttttataagtacagttttcattttttttagtttataagTATTTTTGTCGACATTCGTAAACttcatagatatttttagtagtttttccTAAATTACACCGCCTCaatgctatttttttaaataaaataaaattataaaattctactTATAATAGGAAAATCTTACTCGAACCTTCCTTTAAATAATATCGGATTGGTTGGAAGATAGGCAAAGTTGCtttcttgttatatatatatatatatatatggtgaaAGAGATAGACAAGTTTCTTAAGTAAGATTAGTCAAATTACTAATAGGGAAAATAGAGTgacaaatatgattaataataaGACAAAAGGTTgatgtataattatttaatctCCAGATGCAGTTTAATTAGTTGACACTTTTATTTGGGGAAGCGAAGtgaaaattataagaataatattacatatttaaatttttttgttaattaaatttaaataagttagtttaatataataaaaattaattttaattaatattattttaaattttattgtttaatttaattatatttaatttataaaaaaaatttaaatatatagtaTTATTCAATCTAATAACccttgaataataataattttcagccttaaaataataaatagtacAATGAAGCCAGTGCCATAAAGCACTAATACATTGTTTGTATAGAGAGAATTTGAAGGGAaagaaaataggaaaaaaaatagataaaaaagtaaattttttttatttagataaaaaaataaaaaaaaaatagtgtgagattcattaaaatatttttatttaaaaatgagatgaaaatagaaaaaaatatacaaatattagtaaaattatatatttatcttttatcattaataaattataatttacatataatatagATAAGAGTATTTCATCTATTTTCTCTATATCCAAAtaacacacaaattttttttttattttctttcttctcatctttttttctattttctttcctacATCCAACACACCATATGACTTTCTCATATTGCCAATGGAACCTGAAAGTGCATCATCACCCAACCCTCCTTATTTTTTTTCCCCTCTAACATTTGATCTTTTTGGTATCTTATTCTTATCAAGTTACTTACTTTGTATATTTCATTTACTAACTTCTGAATGAAAATCAACTAGAGTTGGTCAAGTAATTAACTCACTCATTTGtttaaataagtataaaaatctaaattttattttatatatacaataatctattaatcatcaataaactcttaaataaaatttagatttacAATGAATTATTTTCTAACCTATTGAATTAAAAGATAttgtaaacaataaaaaatttt from Arachis duranensis cultivar V14167 chromosome 4, aradu.V14167.gnm2.J7QH, whole genome shotgun sequence encodes:
- the LOC107482689 gene encoding SAC3 family protein B isoform X2, which translates into the protein MSYTGFGKGSGPSAPPKSQPPFGFNNSFPRPSSSPPPPPPSSSLPTPPRPRSIESSGWSNVQRPFYRDLETHTPVRSTPVTTFIASRDSTNGVTARISRFPNPERTRSPPVSYEDLDDLRDPDQTVQRNKQALSPRAWNGQASYANPSNHQNLSPGPPYIGSQNLQNNVTKELNSQGSKRTRSPPSSSAIRQEVVHKEFRRPSISPPRMTNTSNVLRTGPPQMNQRSLTSVVSEATDSGPISSTPTKRGRSPPSSFPVNETVEGNSISIEDSPEREALAKAKRLARFKVELSKSEQNSADVADQKASANRHEQSVLEQRYVGGHAMDSAGNFTNGHAVSDHEGLETSKVIIGLCPDMCPEPERGERERKGDLDQYERLDGDRNVTSRLLAVKKYTRTAEREASLIRPMPILQKTIDYLLSLLDQPYDERFLGAYNFLWDRMRAIRMDLRMQHIFNQGAITMLEQMIKLHIIAMHELCEYTKGEGFSEGFDAHLNIEQMNKTSVELFQMYDDHRKKGILVPTEKEFRGYYALLKLDKHPGYKVEPAELSLDLAKMTPEIRQTPEVLFARNVARACRTGNFIAFFRLARKATYLQACLMHAHFAKLRTQALASLHSGLQNNQGLPVSHVANWLAMEDEVIEDLLEYHGFLIKSFEEPYMVKEGPFLNGDTDYPTKRSKLVHKKKSETIIEDVSPLSQAEVPPAVTKIETRKQNKEEPQIVPSIENDSSRQKLDEEMPDSQVTLSPKDSKAGKAIPWIQNKEELLGRQDSGKYHNMASPKPSPVNFQFPNKMPEPQVTSAHSDLNMRGSPSPRRNLNFNVDVRPLEVAPKPASSESSLVSSIFVPLPVAHDVSKDQSLVIRQEENEDQVDDNSEDFQDKEIADAKLKLFLRLWRRRVSKLRTLREQRQLATNAALESLPLGPPIRQYTNQPGSFDKFDIDTAMRERCEKQEKSQARLNVSEIVANTLDRRNKEAKCLCWKIILCSQTNSGYEMGSAGWWLASKLMPSSDKDVILSSPGLAIWRKWFSSQLGTDPTCCISVIRDTALGRLDEAASGANAVVFLVSESLSWELQRIHLHNLLNTIPSGACLPLLILCGRYDQGFSSIIMHELHLQDIDKSLVSCFRIVFLIENQQVEHLSGFFSDQRLREGLEWLAGESPLHPTLRCVKVRELVHRHLSSLSGAQDISSNYKLGPNDCISLFNEALDCSLQEIILAANSNPAGWPCPEIGLLDKSCDEDRVVKRYLPILGWSSKAKIKPVICALQNCKLPTFPDNLSWLAGGCKARHEIENQRIQLENCLILYLTHTCKMMGAPLATKEAHVTIQTCSRLELHCSGYCVVPHWGMIFRRIFNWRLMSLCCGDISMAYISESHDVGFPSSDLDMGFDASFTSSYNLNPTLDELISVNFDTPLPVNGHPEPKAIQQIPQKDSNDVFHNERNAETTFHADASINTAYTFGLNNVSSEALMKENSTKEADQLSKLLEQCNLLQDGIDKKLSIYF